The Clostridia bacterium DNA segment TCTCACCGATATCAAGGAAGCCATGAGCGCCGGCGGCGCTGGCGTTGCAATGGGTAGAAATATCTGGGGACATGAAGATCCCGCCAGATATGCAGGTGCAATTGCAAAACTGATTCACGAGGATTGCAGCGTTGAAGTAGCTCTAAAAGAGCTGAACAAAAAGTTCTAGGAGGCGAGGTGATTATGGAAAATTACAAGATTGCTGTTAACACAGGTGTTCACGAAATAAGCATAGAAGAAAGAGAAATCAAGGAGCCAATCGATCATCAGGTACTAGTTAAAGTACACAGTTGTGCAATTTGTACCTTGGAACAAAGGATGTATAGCGGTGTTATCAAACGCTATCCCTTTGCCGGTGGACATGAAGCGGCCGGAACGGTTGTAGCCGTCGGTGACAAGGTCAAGAATTTCAAGATAGGCGACAAGGTAGCCCCAAGGATGCTGACTAGCTGTGGAGAATGCTATTATTGCCGAAACGGTCATGAAAACAAATGCGTTTCCGCCTTTATTGCCAACATCCACGAAGGACTTGGCGGACCGGGCGGATTCTCCGAATACATGATGCTTGAAGCAAAGTCACTCTACAAATTAGCAGATGACTTGGATCTAAAATATGCTGCACTCACGGAGCCCTTGGCCTGTTGCATTCACAGCATTAACAATGCAAATATTCAACTGGGAGAAGACGTTGTGGTTGTTGGTAACGGAATCATGGGTTCCTTCCACATTCAGCTTGCTAAACTCAAGGGTGCACGCGTGATTGCCTGCGAAGTGGATGAAGGTCGGATGGCTATGGCCAAGAGAATTGGTGCAGATATCGTGATTGACTCTTCGAAAGTTGACCCTGTTGACAAGGTAAAAGAACTGACGGAAGGTAGAGGAGCCAATGTCGTATTTTGTACGGCAGCATTTACCGCACTTGCCTCTCAAAGTATCGATATGGCAGGAAACCATGGACGCGTAGTCATGTATTCCTCCTTCCCCAATGGAAGCCCAATCGAACTGGATGTAAACCGCTCACATTCTGCTGAAACCATCATCACTGGTGCGGTGAACTCCAATAAGAGCGAATTTCTGGCAGCCACGAGATTGCTTTCGAACAAGTTGATTGATGTATCTCCCTTTATATCGGAGGTCGTGCCTTTCGAAAGAATAGAGTATGCTTTTGAACGTGCCATCGATCCTAGCACCTATCGTATTTTGGTTGAAATGTAGCACCCAATATGACATACTTAGTTTACCATTGAGCAATTCTAGCTGTATCCCCTTATTCCCCCACAGAATAACCATACAGTTAGATGCTCGTTACGGATATTGCAAACAACACCCTCACATCATGGAACCAACTTTATGTCTCACATAAGAATTGTATTTGACAACTTGTACTGAATTATTTTTAATCCAAGCGCTTGAATAACAAAAAACTAAGGGACGAGGTAAGAACGGTTATGAAAGATACCCAGCAAGGAAAACTTGGTTTAGTTGGCAGTACATCAATACTAATTGGTGGTATGATTGGAAGCGCAATTTTTTCGCTTTCAGGTGTTACCATTCTCAATGCAGGACCAGCAGCAATCTTATCCTGGATCATCGCCGCAATAATTCTATATGCTTATGGTCTTCAAACTACAGAACTTTCTACGATCTACCCACATTCCGGTGGTATTTTCGTCTTCCCGGCGAAATCTCTCGGAAAAACGGAAAAGCAAGGTAAGCTATGGGGCTGGGTATCAGCCTGGGCATACCTGTTCGGTTGTGTGGCTGGTGCTGCTTTCTCGGCTATCTACG contains these protein-coding regions:
- a CDS encoding alcohol dehydrogenase catalytic domain-containing protein, which translates into the protein MENYKIAVNTGVHEISIEEREIKEPIDHQVLVKVHSCAICTLEQRMYSGVIKRYPFAGGHEAAGTVVAVGDKVKNFKIGDKVAPRMLTSCGECYYCRNGHENKCVSAFIANIHEGLGGPGGFSEYMMLEAKSLYKLADDLDLKYAALTEPLACCIHSINNANIQLGEDVVVVGNGIMGSFHIQLAKLKGARVIACEVDEGRMAMAKRIGADIVIDSSKVDPVDKVKELTEGRGANVVFCTAAFTALASQSIDMAGNHGRVVMYSSFPNGSPIELDVNRSHSAETIITGAVNSNKSEFLAATRLLSNKLIDVSPFISEVVPFERIEYAFERAIDPSTYRILVEM